One Arthrobacter sp. FW306-07-I genomic window carries:
- the mgtA gene encoding magnesium-translocating P-type ATPase — MTDLNVRERSPLQLPITEAAGLTAEEALARLGSGPGGLTEEEAAARLEQLGPNAVRTHRANAWAVLGRQFASPILILLIVTAGLSLFLGDATNSIVIGVILLASVGLGFANEYRAERASEALHSRVTHKAAVQRGGTTREVDVTALVPGDVVHLSLGAIIPADLRLLTTNNLHCDESILTGESQPAAKDPAPVPGGASLADLASCVFMGTVVQSGGCSGVVVATGGRAEFGRIALGLGERQPQTEFQLGLKRFSFLLLQVAVVLTSLIFVANLLLDRPLLESLLFSLAIAVGITPQLLPAVVSTSLATGTRQLAKRKVLVKRLVCIEDLGDMDILVTDKTGTLTEGKISFTHALPASAGTSDAGLLTLGLLATEADYAGARVSSAGQNPLDAALWESPGAAAFQPGRFERLDLIGFDHQRRRTTVLVREADGPAQLVTKGAPEDVLALCGPTTAAVRAMLDEQFDAGARVVAVATRPAAGLAKLTPADETGLTLAGFLVFLDRPKANARQSLDRLEALGISVKLATGDNAKVAEKVCADLDVISGGTLTGAQVEGMFDADLAAAARTATIFARVSPEQKARIITLLRQSGGAVGFMGDGVNDALALHKADIGISVDTATDVAKDAADVVLLDKDLGVLADGVMEGRRIFANTIKYVLMGTSSNFGNMFSAAVASVVLSFLPMLPGQILLNNLLYDSGQLAIPGDRVDKEQLRAPSHWNIAFIRRFMLLFGPISSLFDFATFALMLFVFDAAPGEFRAGWFIESIATQTLIIFAIRTRRVPFLRSRPSNGLIAASLGVVALGVFLPLSPLAGVLGFDPLPVPFFLALLGMVVVYLVLVEFAKQWFFSRGAQQLPAPPPPVQRRRATHHISRRAFRFSIPVRVPPLRAPATGRRVRRRWPLRNL, encoded by the coding sequence ATGACAGACCTGAACGTCCGGGAGCGCAGCCCCCTCCAGCTGCCCATCACCGAGGCCGCGGGCTTGACCGCGGAAGAGGCGCTGGCACGCCTGGGCTCCGGGCCGGGCGGCCTCACCGAGGAGGAAGCGGCCGCCCGGTTGGAGCAGCTGGGCCCCAACGCCGTCCGTACGCACCGCGCCAATGCCTGGGCGGTCCTGGGCCGGCAGTTCGCCAGCCCCATCCTTATCCTCCTGATCGTCACCGCCGGCCTGTCCCTGTTTCTGGGTGATGCCACCAACTCCATCGTTATCGGGGTAATCCTGCTGGCCAGTGTGGGGCTGGGCTTCGCCAACGAATACCGGGCCGAGCGCGCCTCCGAGGCGCTGCACTCCCGCGTCACCCACAAGGCTGCCGTCCAGCGCGGCGGAACCACCCGGGAAGTGGACGTGACCGCCCTGGTGCCGGGCGACGTCGTGCACCTCTCCCTGGGCGCCATTATTCCGGCGGACCTCCGCCTCCTCACCACCAACAACCTGCACTGCGACGAAAGCATCCTCACGGGCGAGTCCCAGCCGGCGGCCAAGGACCCCGCACCGGTTCCGGGCGGTGCCTCCCTGGCGGACCTCGCCTCCTGCGTGTTCATGGGCACAGTGGTCCAGTCCGGCGGCTGCAGTGGCGTGGTGGTTGCCACCGGCGGCCGCGCGGAGTTCGGCCGCATCGCGCTGGGCCTGGGTGAACGGCAGCCGCAGACCGAGTTCCAGTTGGGCCTTAAGCGGTTCTCCTTCCTCCTGCTGCAGGTTGCCGTGGTCCTGACCTCGCTGATTTTCGTGGCCAACCTGCTGCTGGACCGCCCGCTGCTGGAATCGCTGCTGTTTTCCCTGGCCATCGCGGTGGGCATCACGCCCCAGCTGCTTCCCGCCGTCGTCAGCACCAGCCTGGCCACCGGCACCCGCCAGCTGGCAAAGCGGAAGGTGCTGGTCAAGCGGCTGGTGTGCATCGAGGACCTGGGGGACATGGACATTCTGGTCACGGACAAGACCGGCACCCTCACCGAAGGGAAGATCAGCTTCACGCACGCGCTTCCCGCCAGTGCTGGAACGTCTGACGCCGGCCTGCTCACTTTGGGCCTGCTGGCCACCGAGGCGGACTACGCCGGCGCCCGGGTTTCCTCCGCGGGCCAGAACCCGCTGGACGCGGCGCTGTGGGAGAGCCCAGGCGCAGCCGCGTTCCAGCCGGGGCGGTTCGAGCGCCTGGACCTGATCGGTTTCGACCACCAGCGCCGCCGCACCACAGTGCTGGTCCGTGAGGCGGACGGCCCCGCGCAGCTCGTGACCAAGGGTGCGCCGGAGGATGTGCTGGCCCTGTGCGGCCCCACGACGGCGGCCGTGCGGGCCATGCTGGATGAACAGTTCGACGCCGGCGCCCGGGTGGTGGCGGTGGCCACCCGACCTGCCGCGGGGCTGGCAAAGCTCACCCCGGCCGACGAAACCGGCCTCACCCTGGCCGGCTTCCTGGTGTTTCTGGACCGTCCCAAGGCCAACGCCCGCCAGTCGCTGGACCGGCTGGAGGCCCTGGGCATCTCAGTGAAGCTGGCCACCGGGGACAACGCCAAGGTGGCGGAGAAGGTTTGCGCGGACCTGGACGTCATTTCCGGCGGCACGCTTACGGGCGCCCAGGTGGAGGGGATGTTCGACGCCGACCTTGCCGCCGCCGCGCGCACGGCCACCATCTTCGCCCGCGTCTCGCCGGAGCAGAAGGCGCGCATCATCACCCTCCTGCGGCAAAGCGGCGGCGCGGTGGGCTTCATGGGAGACGGCGTCAACGATGCCCTGGCACTGCACAAGGCGGACATCGGCATTTCCGTCGACACCGCAACGGACGTTGCCAAGGACGCGGCCGACGTCGTCCTCCTGGACAAGGATCTGGGCGTCCTGGCGGACGGCGTCATGGAGGGCCGGCGGATCTTCGCCAACACCATCAAGTACGTGCTGATGGGCACGTCCAGTAACTTCGGCAACATGTTCAGCGCCGCCGTGGCCTCCGTGGTGCTGAGTTTCCTGCCCATGCTGCCCGGCCAGATCCTGCTGAACAACCTGCTCTACGACTCGGGCCAGCTGGCCATCCCCGGCGACCGCGTGGACAAGGAGCAGCTGCGCGCGCCCTCCCATTGGAACATCGCGTTCATCCGGCGGTTCATGCTGCTCTTTGGGCCCATCAGCTCGCTGTTCGACTTCGCCACGTTCGCCCTGATGTTGTTCGTCTTCGACGCAGCGCCGGGAGAGTTCCGGGCCGGTTGGTTCATCGAATCCATCGCCACCCAGACCCTAATCATTTTTGCCATCCGCACCCGGCGCGTTCCGTTCCTGCGCAGCCGGCCGTCCAACGGGCTGATCGCCGCGTCCCTGGGTGTGGTGGCCCTTGGTGTGTTCCTGCCGCTGTCACCCCTGGCGGGGGTTCTTGGCTTCGACCCGTTGCCGGTGCCGTTCTTCCTGGCCCTGCTGGGCATGGTGGTGGTGTACCTGGTGCTGGTGGAATTCGCCAAGCAGTGGTTCTTCTCCCGCGGCGCGCAGCAGCTGCCCGCCCCGCCGCCGCCCGTGCAGCGCCGGCGCGCCACCCACCACATCTCCCGGCGGGCGTTCCGGTTCAGCATTCCCGTCAGGGTGCCTCCGCTCAGGGCGCCCGCCACCGGGCGGAGAGTCCGGCGGAGGTGGCCCCTCCGTAATCTTTAG
- a CDS encoding GAF domain-containing sensor histidine kinase: MWREPIRRRTRELLREFVERADDLVRAQEHIEGLLGAVVSMTEDLSLEAVLDRLVQSACELVGARYGALGVIGDDQQLSHFITVGIDEDGARVIGDLPTGHGVLGELIREPKPLRLHDLGEHPIAVGFPPNHPPMGTFLGVPVRVRNEVFGNLYLTEKNSGQEFTGEDEDLAVALAAAAGVAIQNAKLFDDSRRRQRWLEAGMEVSDRLKDQPRSDTENLDMIAERALNASSSVLGVIASVGPDGTIKCRTSVGAQSVPGGQDLPAAAVLSEVLESGESKALGDPLQVFDPASAEKLGPVLVAALGSNSDGHRDSVLILARGPGGARYADVDVEQSAVFASRIGLTLDLLKANQLREEHALFIDRERIAADLHDLVIQRLFAAGLSIQGLRRYTSDPAAHERRIAGITAELDDCIHQLRDTIYSLQARESDKELLSGRVLRAVQEAANAAGFLPRIQLSGPVDDVVGDDVAEQLLRVLHESVSNAVRHSGSEDISILLAAQEDEVVLTVRDHGRGFKDPERVSGLNNMKRRAERLGGSFVIDSAPGEGTSVTWTAPAAG, from the coding sequence ATGTGGCGTGAACCCATCAGGCGGCGTACCCGGGAACTCCTGCGGGAATTCGTGGAGCGGGCGGATGATTTAGTACGGGCCCAGGAACACATCGAGGGCCTGCTCGGCGCGGTGGTCTCCATGACCGAGGACCTGAGCCTGGAAGCAGTTCTGGACCGCTTGGTCCAGTCTGCATGCGAACTTGTGGGGGCCCGCTACGGGGCCCTGGGCGTCATTGGAGACGATCAGCAGCTCAGCCACTTCATCACGGTGGGCATTGATGAAGACGGCGCACGGGTGATCGGCGATCTGCCCACAGGTCACGGCGTGCTTGGCGAGCTGATCCGCGAACCCAAACCGCTGCGGCTCCATGACCTGGGCGAACATCCCATCGCGGTGGGCTTTCCTCCCAACCACCCGCCCATGGGCACCTTCCTGGGCGTCCCGGTGCGGGTGCGGAACGAGGTCTTTGGAAACCTGTACCTGACGGAAAAGAACAGCGGCCAGGAATTCACCGGGGAGGACGAAGACCTGGCTGTTGCCCTGGCCGCCGCCGCCGGTGTGGCCATCCAAAACGCGAAACTGTTCGATGACAGCAGGCGCCGCCAGCGGTGGCTTGAAGCGGGAATGGAAGTCAGCGACCGACTCAAGGACCAGCCGCGGTCCGATACCGAGAACCTGGACATGATCGCGGAGCGGGCGCTGAATGCCTCCTCCTCGGTGCTGGGGGTGATCGCTTCGGTCGGTCCGGATGGAACCATCAAGTGCCGCACCTCGGTGGGCGCCCAGTCAGTCCCGGGCGGACAGGACCTGCCCGCGGCCGCCGTCCTGTCCGAAGTGCTGGAGTCAGGTGAGTCCAAGGCCTTGGGCGATCCGCTCCAGGTGTTCGATCCGGCGTCGGCAGAGAAGCTCGGGCCGGTGCTGGTGGCCGCCCTGGGCAGCAACAGTGACGGTCACCGGGACAGCGTGTTGATCCTGGCCAGGGGGCCTGGGGGAGCCCGGTACGCGGATGTTGATGTTGAACAAAGCGCGGTGTTCGCGTCACGCATCGGCCTGACGCTGGACCTTCTCAAGGCAAACCAACTGCGTGAAGAGCATGCGTTGTTCATTGACCGGGAACGCATTGCCGCGGACCTGCACGACCTGGTGATCCAACGGCTCTTTGCAGCAGGGCTGAGCATCCAGGGCCTGCGCCGCTACACCTCCGACCCGGCTGCGCATGAGCGCCGCATCGCCGGTATCACCGCGGAGCTGGACGACTGCATCCACCAGCTTCGTGACACCATCTACTCCCTGCAGGCACGGGAGTCAGACAAGGAACTCCTCAGCGGCCGGGTGCTGCGCGCAGTCCAGGAAGCCGCCAACGCTGCCGGCTTCCTCCCCAGGATCCAGCTCTCGGGGCCGGTTGATGACGTTGTGGGCGATGACGTTGCAGAACAGCTCCTGCGCGTACTTCATGAAAGTGTCAGCAACGCGGTGCGGCACTCGGGGTCGGAGGACATCTCCATCCTGCTTGCCGCTCAGGAGGATGAAGTGGTCCTCACAGTGCGCGACCACGGCCGCGGCTTCAAGGATCCCGAACGGGTCAGCGGATTGAACAATATGAAAAGGCGCGCTGAGCGTTTGGGCGGCAGTTTCGTCATCGACAGCGCACCCGGAGAGGGCACCAGCGTGACGTGGACGGCGCCGGCCGCCGGGTGA
- a CDS encoding response regulator, with product MDTPAAPHEHAQSPAPIRVFILNDHRMVRQGLGDMLEHLGFEVVGDSGSAAEAIRLIHILQPDIAVLDDRLPDGTGIEVCRDLRSAAPGVKCLILTSWDEQHAVRATVLAGASGYVLKRIGDHDALVNSIRGTAAGTPVIRPAVRERVAESLYATASAPWLTGMTETERNVLALMARGLTNRQIGQDLMLPDATVAGHVSSVLQKLGFRRRGQLIPAPIPRAWDLMPRGI from the coding sequence ATGGATACACCAGCAGCACCCCATGAGCATGCCCAGTCCCCTGCGCCAATTCGGGTTTTCATCCTGAATGACCACAGGATGGTCCGGCAGGGACTTGGCGACATGCTCGAACATCTCGGCTTCGAAGTGGTCGGCGACAGCGGATCAGCAGCAGAGGCCATCCGGCTCATCCACATCCTGCAGCCGGACATCGCGGTCCTGGACGACAGGCTTCCGGACGGCACGGGCATTGAGGTTTGCCGTGACCTCCGCTCCGCCGCCCCCGGGGTGAAATGCCTGATCCTCACCAGCTGGGATGAACAGCATGCTGTTCGCGCAACGGTCCTGGCGGGCGCGTCAGGGTATGTCCTCAAGCGGATCGGCGACCACGACGCCCTGGTCAACAGCATCCGCGGCACTGCCGCAGGCACCCCGGTTATCCGGCCGGCTGTCAGGGAACGGGTGGCCGAAAGCCTTTACGCCACGGCATCCGCTCCCTGGCTGACAGGCATGACGGAAACGGAGCGGAACGTACTTGCCCTCATGGCCCGGGGACTGACAAACCGGCAGATCGGGCAGGACTTGATGCTGCCCGATGCCACCGTCGCCGGCCATGTGTCGTCGGTACTCCAGAAGCTGGGTTTCAGGCGGCGCGGCCAGCTGATCCCGGCGCCAATTCCCCGCGCGTGGGATCTCATGCCGCGTGGGATCTAA